A single genomic interval of Mycolicibacterium sp. MU0053 harbors:
- a CDS encoding urease subunit gamma, protein MRLTPHEQDRLLLSYAAELARRRRARGLKLNHPEAVAVITDHLLEGARDGRTVAELMVSGTEVLTRDDVMAGIPEMLQDVQVEATFPDGTKLVTVHHPIT, encoded by the coding sequence ATGCGCCTGACACCGCATGAGCAAGACCGACTGCTGCTGTCGTATGCCGCCGAGCTGGCGCGCCGGCGCCGGGCCCGCGGCCTCAAGCTCAACCATCCGGAGGCGGTCGCGGTCATCACCGACCATCTGCTCGAAGGTGCCCGCGACGGCCGCACCGTCGCCGAGTTGATGGTCAGCGGCACCGAGGTGCTCACCCGCGACGACGTCATGGCGGGAATTCCGGAGATGCTGCAGGATGTGCAGGTCGAGGCGACGTTCCCGGACGGCACCAAACTGGTGACCGTCCACCACCCGATCACATGA
- a CDS encoding PaaI family thioesterase, whose amino-acid sequence MQQSPAGFPDGYGSPFDNELGLVFTDVTPDGISAQLEVKPTLLQPMGIVHGGVYCAIVESVASTSAFVWLAEHGGGNVVGVNNNTDFLRAISAGTVYAESEPLHRGRRQQLWIVTIRDEKDRVVARGQVRLQNLDG is encoded by the coding sequence GTGCAACAATCACCCGCAGGGTTCCCGGACGGTTACGGGTCACCCTTTGACAACGAACTGGGCCTGGTCTTCACCGATGTCACGCCCGACGGAATCTCGGCGCAACTCGAGGTGAAGCCGACGCTGCTGCAACCGATGGGCATCGTGCACGGCGGGGTTTACTGCGCGATCGTCGAGTCCGTCGCGAGCACCTCGGCGTTCGTGTGGCTGGCCGAACACGGCGGCGGCAACGTCGTCGGCGTCAACAACAACACCGACTTCCTGCGCGCCATCTCCGCGGGCACGGTCTACGCGGAATCCGAACCGCTGCACCGGGGCCGACGTCAGCAGCTGTGGATCGTGACCATCCGCGACGAAAAAGACCGGGTGGTCGCGCGCGGTCAGGTCCGGTTGCAGAACCTCGACGGCTGA